The Candidatus Polarisedimenticolaceae bacterium DNA window CGCGTCCAGCGTGCGCTCGACCGTCGAGGCGTCGGGCGGCTGCACGGGGAGCTCGATCAGCCGGCCGCCCTCGGGCAACACGAGGAGGGCGCGCGTTCCCTGGTCGCCGTCCGGAAGGGTCCAGGCGGACCAGCCCCGCGCGGTTCCGTCGAGGAACAAGACGCGCCCGACGCCCTCGACGTCGAGAACCGGCCAACGATCGACGAGAGCGCCTTCCGGGAGCAGGATCCCCGCGATCGCATGATTGAACTGGTTCGCGGCGGGGACGTCGGGGTCCACCTCCCCGGAGCTCCGGGTCTTGACCACGACCGGGAAGGTGCGCAGGCCCCAGTGTCCGACGATGGCGCGCAGCAGGAACGCCTTGTCCTTGCAGTCGCCGAACTTCCTCGAGAGCACGAGCGAGGGCGGATGGGGCTTGTAGCCGCCGATGCCGAGCTGGATCGAGACGTAGCGCACGTCCGTCGAGACGTAGTCGAAGGCGCGCTCGATCGCGGGACCGAGCTCCTCCGGAGACCTCGGGTGCCACGCCTGCGCGAGCCGCGTCACCTCGCCGAGGTCGACGAGCACGGGCGAGGTCAAGGACTCGTACCATCGCCCGAGCGCCTCCCAGTCCGCGAAGCCGCGCCGGCCGTCGGGGCTCCACCAGCGCGCCCACACGCGGGCGATCAGGTCCGCCGCGGGGGGAGTGCCTTCCTCCGTGGGGAGCGGCGGAACGTCGGAGGCGTCGCAGGTGACCGTCGAGCCCTCGACCGCGCAGGGGACCTCGCGGATTCCCGAGGCGGACCAGTCGACCCCCCAGTCCTTGGGCGCCTGCAGGATCAGCCGGCTTCGCAGCATGGGATACCGCTCGTGTCCGAAGTGGTGGACCACGGCGCCGAGGTCGAGCGTCCGGATCACGGAGGACTCGCTCGTGAACGTCGCCCCCACGACCGGGTTCGCGGCGGCGAGGTAGAGGATCCGGGAATCGTCCGCCACGCTTCCGCCGTCGGTCCAGGGATCGTCCCGGCGATCCAGGACCGGGTCCGGAGCGACCGCCGTTCGGCCGTCGGGGGAGACCGTCCAGCCGCGGACCTCGGGTTTCGTGTCGTCGCGGCGATAGGGGACCGCGAAGATCTCGGCGTCGGCGATCGCGGCGCGCTTCAAGGGCCGGATGGCGTAGCGTCGCGTGACCTTCACGCCCCCCTCCGCGATCGGCTGGGCGATCGTCTCGTCGTGGAGAACCACGGCGGCGGCGTCGGTGGCGGGCGTGGGCGTCGCCGCCGCCTCCCTCGCCCACGCGGGCAGATCCGCGAGCGGAACCGTCCGCCGGTTCGGCTTCGCCGGGAAGGCGCCGCCGACCGACGCGGCCAGCACGAGAGCGGCGAGAGCGGCCCTGCCGCCGCGACTCACGGCAGCGTCACGACGACCGGCTGGTCGTCGGTCTTCGCGATGTCCCGAAGCCAGTTCTTCAGCGTCGCGTACGCGGCCGCGGGGACGCGCGGCATCTCCAGACGCATCAGGCGCCGGTTGGAGACGCTCCGCCCCACGACGGCCTGCGTCGACGTGTACTTCCCGACCGGGGGCGCGGCGGCGTCGAGCCCCTGCGGAACGGCCGCGGTCGCACCCTCGGGAAGCTCGAGCAGGACCGTGTCGGTGCGGTCGAACGGTTCCCCGAAGTACACGTCGTTGCGCCTCGTCTCGGCCGCCCAGTCGGCGGGGTCCATCCGGTCGAGCAGGTTGAGGTTGACCAGTATCCGCTTGCCCGCCGGAACGGCGTACCCCTCGACCGTCCACTTCACGACGGTCTTGAGCTGCTTGTCGCCGTCGAGCCCGTCGAACTGCAGCGAGACGATCTCGGCACCCGGCATGTGGCGGCGCAGGCGCCGCTGGACCCGCTCGCGGCGCGCCGCGTCGTCGAGATCGCGGACGGCGTTGCGGCCCCGCTCCGCCGCGAGGCCGTACTCCGTGAACGTCCCCTCGAGCTCGAGCCGGCCCGTCGCGTCCAGCTTCCCGCGGACGACGTTGACCAACCGGTTGTCGGCGACCCCGATCTCGCCGAGCCGGACCGGCGCCGTCGTCTTGCCGTCGAAGGGGATCACGAAGACGCCGCGGGCCTGCGTCGGCACCGGCCCTGCGGGGTTGTCGGAGAGCGGATCGACGTACACGGGCCCCTTCTCCCCGGCGAAACGGAACATCCCCGCGTCGAGGAGGATCGGCAGCGGCACCTGCGGAGGAAGCGGACCGGACGCGCGCCGCCGGTAGGCGACGAGCTCCGCCGGAACGTCCACCGCCTTCAGCATGGCGACGGCGGTCGCCGCGATCTCCGTCGAACTCCCGGACCCCTGGGCGAGCACGTCGTCCGGGGACGGCGCGGTGACGCCGTACGCCCAGACGGACACGCGCAGGCGCTCGCGGAGGACCTTGCGCACCGCCTCGGCCTTCTCGAGCGGGGTGGCGAGAGAACCGGCGACCTCCTTGGCCAGAGCCGTGGTCGCGTTGACCTTGCGCTTGGCCCAGATCGTCCAGAACTCCTCGTATTGGCGCTTCGTCCAGGGCGCCCACTCCACGGCCCACTGCTCGGAGTACCCCTCGGTCTTGTACTCGCGCGGGT harbors:
- a CDS encoding DUF3857 domain-containing protein gives rise to the protein MSRGGRAALAALVLAASVGGAFPAKPNRRTVPLADLPAWAREAAATPTPATDAAAVVLHDETIAQPIAEGGVKVTRRYAIRPLKRAAIADAEIFAVPYRRDDTKPEVRGWTVSPDGRTAVAPDPVLDRRDDPWTDGGSVADDSRILYLAAANPVVGATFTSESSVIRTLDLGAVVHHFGHERYPMLRSRLILQAPKDWGVDWSASGIREVPCAVEGSTVTCDASDVPPLPTEEGTPPAADLIARVWARWWSPDGRRGFADWEALGRWYESLTSPVLVDLGEVTRLAQAWHPRSPEELGPAIERAFDYVSTDVRYVSIQLGIGGYKPHPPSLVLSRKFGDCKDKAFLLRAIVGHWGLRTFPVVVKTRSSGEVDPDVPAANQFNHAIAGILLPEGALVDRWPVLDVEGVGRVLFLDGTARGWSAWTLPDGDQGTRALLVLPEGGRLIELPVQPPDASTVERTLDAELDEAGTLRSAVLEERLLDAEGAELRAGWSAVAESERRRLYEAWLQSRFPGSVLGSYTVEGLERSGAPVVQRSTLRGGWFGKRVGGMLIVSPGKTAGGLYPRNLPSSLRWDLRVLPRQERVEAAVLVPDGFVPEELPRPIEVSAGGVEGRADWTFEQGRLRYRRLARLTAHRVEAEGYAAFRDAVRRLDAADATAVVFVKAAP
- a CDS encoding DUF3857 domain-containing protein; translation: MKLVSRLLVVVLATTLLPAAPAGTPKRKPAELLLKDEYPPITDADKQLASVPFEPGAPAAMLLYAEQRQLLVESDDLLQRVHVYRRVKILDAAGVEDYGDFEFEAYGRWRLQKVEARTVLPDGKIVDAASGIFREQSKGTTHETERNQLRVAWPEVRPGAILDLHLSYIVDEIPNVIWPVQLDLPVLDNRLMFEVDGGFGFSTLGIGLSQEETAVHSFRSARGMAHVWHWTDVPSLSGEPHSPPESESPRQLIVYPREYKTEGYSEQWAVEWAPWTKRQYEEFWTIWAKRKVNATTALAKEVAGSLATPLEKAEAVRKVLRERLRVSVWAYGVTAPSPDDVLAQGSGSSTEIAATAVAMLKAVDVPAELVAYRRRASGPLPPQVPLPILLDAGMFRFAGEKGPVYVDPLSDNPAGPVPTQARGVFVIPFDGKTTAPVRLGEIGVADNRLVNVVRGKLDATGRLELEGTFTEYGLAAERGRNAVRDLDDAARRERVQRRLRRHMPGAEIVSLQFDGLDGDKQLKTVVKWTVEGYAVPAGKRILVNLNLLDRMDPADWAAETRRNDVYFGEPFDRTDTVLLELPEGATAAVPQGLDAAAPPVGKYTSTQAVVGRSVSNRRLMRLEMPRVPAAAYATLKNWLRDIAKTDDQPVVVTLP